One part of the Candidatus Palauibacter australiensis genome encodes these proteins:
- a CDS encoding Ig-like domain-containing protein, producing MGVQPATIQADLVPATASTDDVPPTSSFEGPSGPDAESGLMAISGTASDAGGGVVAAVEVSLDGGMTWRPARGRTTWSYAWDPDVTGGDVSILSRAVDDSGNLETPGEGG from the coding sequence ATGGGCGTGCAGCCCGCCACGATACAGGCGGACCTGGTGCCGGCCACGGCTTCGACGGACGACGTCCCGCCGACCTCGTCCTTCGAGGGGCCCTCCGGTCCCGATGCGGAGAGCGGCCTGATGGCGATCAGCGGGACGGCCTCGGACGCCGGGGGCGGCGTGGTCGCCGCAGTCGAGGTCTCGCTGGACGGAGGGATGACGTGGCGCCCGGCCCGCGGCCGCACGACCTGGAGCTACGCGTGGGATCCGGACGTGACCGGCGGCGACGTGTCGATCCTGAGCCGCGCCGTGGACGACAGCGGCAACCTCGAGACTCCGGGCGAGGGCGGCTGA